From the Lathyrus oleraceus cultivar Zhongwan6 chromosome 4, CAAS_Psat_ZW6_1.0, whole genome shotgun sequence genome, one window contains:
- the LOC127138241 gene encoding uncharacterized protein LOC127138241 translates to MAAAAATAVVGGVRCCPPKFKSSSSHKTTINASFFWEPNPKRNTYSSSSSHHQQFTFPLTTQSSSSSPLTTNTITISFVSSISQISSTQWDACALDATGHHNYNPFLSHAFLSTLEHSHSAVKEKGWTPHHIIAQDQSNQILAVVPLYLKTHSYGEFVFDHSWANAYYNYGSSYYPKLQSCVPFTPVTGPRILLRDTSIKNHVFDFILSAIKDLTAMSHLSSFHVTFPSENEWHKFTQKGFLPRIGMQYHWTNRNYKNFDEFLMDLKHNKRKKIRQERKKVAAQNLVMKRLRGYEIKAKHWDSFYTFYRNTTDNKWGTPFLTREFFHEMGSKMGDQVLLIVAEDGGELVGGALNLIGGDTLFGRLWGCQPETYYPFLHFEACYYQAIEAAIELNLKTVEAGAQGEHKIERGYLPVTTYSCHYLIDQEFSKAIQDFLVRETSQVKMVMKLLHDSGPFKEGVF, encoded by the exons ATGGCAGCAGCAGCAGCAACGGCAGTTGTAGGAGGAGTAAGGTGCTGCCCACCCAAATTCAAATCATCATCTTCTCACAAAACAACAATCAATGCTTCCTTCTTTTGGGAACCTAACCCCAAACGCAACACctattcatcatcatcatcacaccACCAACAATTCACTTTCCCTCTCACCActcaatcatcatcatcatcccCTCTCACCACCAACACCATTACTATCTCTTTTGTATCTTCAATCTCACAAATCTCATCCACTCAATGGGACGCTTGTGCCCTCGACGCTACCGGCCACCACAACTACAATCCATTCCTCTCCCACGCTTTCCTATCCACCTTAGAACATTCCCATTCCGCCGTCAAAGAAAAAGGATGGACCCCACACCACATCATTGCTCAAGATCAATCCAATCAAATCCTCGCCGTTGTTCCTCTTTATCTCAAAACTCATTCCTATGGTGAATTCGTTTTCGATCATTCTTGGGCTAATGCTTATTACAATTATGGTTCCTCTTATTACCCTAAGTTACAATCGTGCGTTCCTTTTACTCCAGTCACTGGTCCAAGGATCCTACTTCGTGATACTTCTATTAAGAATCATGTTTTTGATTTTATTCTATCTGCAATCAAGGATCTTACTGCCATGTCTCACCTTTCATCGTTTCATGTTACTTTTCCCTCTGAAAATGAGTGGCACAAGTTCACTCAGAAAGGCTTTCTCCCCAGGATTGGTATGCAGTATCACTGGACCAACCGCAACTACAAAAA ttttgatgaattcttgatgGACTTGAAGcataataaaagaaaaaagatACGTCAAGAGCGCAAGAAG GTTGCAGCGCAAAACTTGGTTATGAAACGGCTCCGGGGTTATGAAATTAAG GCAAAGCACTGGGATTCCTTCTACACCTTTTACAGGAACACAACTGATAACAA ATGGGGTACCCCTTTCCTGACAAGGGAATTCTTTCACGAGATGGGATCAAAAATGGGAGATCAGGTACTACTTATTGTTGCTGAAGATGGGGGTGAACTAGTTGGGGGTGCCCTAAACCTTATCGGAGGAGATACTTTGTTTGGGCGTCTATGGGGGTGTCAGCCGGAAACTTACTATCCATTTTTGCATTTTGAAGCCTGCTATTATCAG GCAATTGAAGCAGCAATTGAACTGAATCTTAAAACAGTAGAAGCAGGAGCTCAGGGTGAACATAAGATTGAGCGTGGGTATCTTCCTGTGACAACATATAGCTGCCATTACCTTATTGATCAAGAATTTAGCAAAGCTATACAAGATTTTTTAGTTCGTGAAACTTCTCAG GTGAAGATGGTTATGAAACTCTTGCATGATTCTGGTCCTTTCAAGGAAGGTGTCTTTTAG
- the LOC127138242 gene encoding NADPH-dependent pterin aldehyde reductase: protein MGGSGSGRGAVKGIGMGIGIGRSGGNRTVLITGVSKGIGRALAIELANRGHTIIGCSRTQEKLDSLQSLLTTNSNHHLFLNTDVSCNNSVAEMARIVMEKKGGPPDIIVNSAGTINKNNKMWEVPAEEFDLVMDTNLKGSANVLRHFIPLMLRKNEGEGIIVNMSSGWGRSGAALVAPYCASKWAIEGLTRSVAKELSQGMAVVALNPGVINTEMLASCFGVSASMYQSPELWALKAATMILNLTPADNGASLSV, encoded by the exons ATGGGTGGTAGTGGGAGTGGAAGAGGCGCCGTGAAAGGAATCGGTATGGGAATCGGAATTGGGCGGAGCGGTGGAAATCGAACCGTGCTGATAACCGGTGTTAGCAAAGGCATCGGTAGGGCTCTTGCGATCGAATTGGCGAATCGCGGCCACACGATTATCGGCTGTTCCCGAACTCAGGAAAAGCTGGATTCTCTTCAATCTCTACTTACCACCAACAGCAATCATCATCTCTTCCTGAACACCGACGTGAGTTGCAACAACAGTGTTGCAGAGATGGCAAGAATTGTAATGGAGAAAAAGGGCGGTCCGCCGGATATCATAGTGAACAGCGCAGGAACGATCAATAAGAACAACAAGATGTGGGAGGTTCCGGCGGAAGAATTCGATCTTGTAATGGATACGAATCTGAAAGGCAGTGCGAATGTGTTGAGGCATTTTATCCCTTTGATGTTGAGGAAGAATGAAGGGGAAGGGATAATAGTGAATATGTCTTCTGGTTGGGGGAGATCAGGTGCGGCACTTGTAGCACCTTACTGTGCATCTAAATGGGCGATCGAAGGACTGACGAGGTCGGTGGCGAAAGAGTTGTCTCAAGGAATGGCAGTCGTGGCGCTTAATCCGGGAGTGATTAACACTGAAATGCTTGCTTCTTGCTTTGGTGTTTCTGCATCTATGTATCAATCTCCAGAGTTATG GGCTTTGAAGGCAGCCACCATGATACTCAATCTTACTCCTGCGGACAATGGGGCTTCTCTCTCCGTTTGA